In Aegilops tauschii subsp. strangulata cultivar AL8/78 chromosome 3, Aet v6.0, whole genome shotgun sequence, one genomic interval encodes:
- the LOC109777541 gene encoding non-specific lipid-transfer protein 4.1: MDTIPMLTVVQFVPDETPRWSALIEALFKHMHSPIHPHQYHIANLANYPPSPCEPSTTTTANSVEMARTAATKLVLVALVAAMLLVASDAAISCGQVNSALASCVSYAKGSGASPPGACCSGVRRLAGLARSTADKQAACRCIKSAAGGLNPGKAASIPSKCGVSIPYSISASVDCSKIH, encoded by the coding sequence ATGGACACGATACCCATGTTAACAGTAGTACAGTTTGTTCCAGATGAGACTCCTCGTTGGTCAGCACTTATAGAAGCCCTATTTAAGCACATGCATTCCCCTATACATCCTCACCAATACCACATAGCAAATCTAGCTAATTACCCACCCTCTCCCTGCGAGCCCTCCACCACAACTACAGCTAACTCGGTCGAGATGGCTCGCACTGCAGCAACAAAGCTCGTGCTGGTCGCCCTGGTGGCGGCAATGCTCCTGGTAGCCTCCGACGCGGCGATCTCCTGCGGTCAGGTGAACTCTGCCCTGGCCTCCTGCGTCTCCTACGCAAAAGGCAGCGGGGCCAGCCCGCCTGGGGCCTGCTGTTCCGGAGTTAGGAGATTGGCCGGCTTAGCGCGGAGCACCGCCGACAAGCAAGCGGCATGCAGGTGCATCAAGAGTGCTGCCGGTGGGCTCAACCCCGGAAAGGCTGCAAGTATCCCCTCCAAGTGCGGCGTCAGCATCCCCTACTCCATCAGCGCATCCGTGGACTGCTCTAAGATCCACTGA